The Montipora capricornis isolate CH-2021 chromosome 3, ASM3666992v2, whole genome shotgun sequence genome window below encodes:
- the LOC138040280 gene encoding uncharacterized protein produces the protein MMIIYRPPPSSHNQLTPSLFFNEFSQLLERSVLLLCGDFNFHVEDPSDHNTHKFLDLLHCFNLDVYNGHSSTHKDNHKLDLVIGRSDENMIADFHVHYPIISDHFAIHCKLNSDRPPNPKKAVSYHKLRSVNTYAFRQDILSSELLSTNSSDLNSLCSRYDDVISAIVDKHTPLVTKTITVRPNLPWYTDDIGVEKSTQRRFERRWHHTLLPEHRLAYVAQCKLVKSLVLNAKTKYYSNLISESSSNSKALFQTIDQLLHRKPETCLPYAPSPLHLANQFGDFFHLKISNIRDELLPVEVPAYFSSLDTVPVVCHLDTLTPVTIEGLSKIAPVVGSKSCTIDPIPASLLRENLDLLLPILCQIV, from the coding sequence ATGATGATCATATACCGTCCGCCACCATCATCCCACAACCAGCTCACTCCCTCCCTATTCTTCAATGAATTTTCACAGCTCTTGGAACGCTCTGTACTTCTACTATGCGGAGATTTTAACTTCCATGTAGAAGATCCTTCTGACCACAATACACACAAGTTTCTGGATCTACTACATTGTTTCAACCTTGATGTATACAATGGTCATTCGTCGACACATAAAGATAATCATAAGCTTGATCTAGTCATTGGTAGATCAGATGAGAACATGATTGCTGATTTTCATGTTCACTATCCTATCATTTCTGATCATTTTGCCATCCACTGTAAACTGAACTCTGACAGACCACCTAATCCTAAGAAAGCAGTGTCTTATCATAAGTTACGTTCTGTGAATACCTATGCTTTTCGCCAAGATATTTTGAGCTCTGAGCTCCTCAGCACCAATTCTTCAGATCTCAATTCGCTTTGCAGtagatatgatgacgtcatctCCGCAATTGTGGACAAACATACTCCTCTGGTCACCAAGACGATCACTGTACGACCAAATTTACCTTGGTATACTGATGACATTGGCGTGGAAAAATCTACTCAACGACGTTTCGAAAGACGCTGGCATCATACTCTTCTCCCAGAACATCGCCTGGCATATGTTGCTCAATGCAAATTGGTGAAAAGTTTAGTTTTAAATGCTAAAACGAAATACTACTCAAATTTAATTTCTGAGTCCAGTTCAAACAGCAAAGCTCTCTTCCAAACAATTGACCAACTACTTCATAGAAAACCTGAAACTTGTCTACCTTATGCTCCTTCGCCACTCCATCTTGCAAACCAATTTGGAGacttttttcatttgaaaatatcCAATATAAGAGATGAGCTACTGCCTGTTGAGGTACCTGCCTACTTTTCATCACTAGACACTGTGCCTGTTGTCTGTCACTTAGATACTTTAACTCCTGTTACCATTGAAGGGCTATCTAAAATTGCACCTGTAGTTGGTTCTAAATCATGCACCATCGACCCAATACCAGCTTCTTTACTCAGAGAAAACTtggatctacttttgccaattCTATGTCAGATAGTATAA